Genomic DNA from Lentimicrobiaceae bacterium:
CTAACCCTGATAGCTACCGGAATAAATAAAATTAGTGTCATCAGTGTTCAAATCATTTGTTTTTTAAAAATTGGAATTTCTCCATTTATGGGTAAAGAAAAAAAAAATATAGGTCTTCTTTTTGGCAGCTTCAATCCTATTCACCTGGGGCACATGATTATTGCTGAATTTATGGTGAATAATACTGATTTGGATGAGACATGGTTTGTCGTTTCGCCTCATAACCCTTTGAAAAAGAAAGAAACATTGCTGGCTGATATACATCGCCTTGCGATGGTTCGCATTGCGGTAGAAAATGATTCCCGTTTTCGTGTTTGTGATATCGAGTTTAAAATGCCAAAACCTTCATATACCATTCACACATTGACATATCTAAGCGAAAAGTATCCTGATTATCAGTTTACGCTGATTGCCGGTACAGATATTCTTCCTACTTTTAATAAATGGAAAAATTATGAAAAAATATTAGATAATTATCATATTTATATTTATCCCCGTCCAGGAAAGCAAAGCCGTCAATTTTTAGATAATACTAATGTTCAATTAATAAAAGCCCCAATGATAGAAATATCTTCCAGTAATATACGACAGTACATTCGTGAAGGAAAAAAACCAGTATATATGTTACTTCCTAAAGTATGGCAATATATACAGGAAATGCACTTTTATAAGAAATAAACTTACGGTTTACACAAGTAATCATCGAAAAAGTGAAAACTTCATTTTCCGCTAATTTTTTTTATAATTTTGCCATCAATTTCAAA
This window encodes:
- the nadD gene encoding nicotinate (nicotinamide) nucleotide adenylyltransferase, encoding MGKEKKNIGLLFGSFNPIHLGHMIIAEFMVNNTDLDETWFVVSPHNPLKKKETLLADIHRLAMVRIAVENDSRFRVCDIEFKMPKPSYTIHTLTYLSEKYPDYQFTLIAGTDILPTFNKWKNYEKILDNYHIYIYPRPGKQSRQFLDNTNVQLIKAPMIEISSSNIRQYIREGKKPVYMLLPKVWQYIQEMHFYKK